The following proteins come from a genomic window of Streptomyces sp. Sge12:
- the otsB gene encoding trehalose-phosphatase, producing MGSHPHDLPMPVTAAGREGLEALLRAPRRSVVALDFDGTLADIVPDPDQARAHPGAVPALSALAPEVDSVAVITGRPAGVAVRYGGFAGVPGLEHMVVLGHYGAERWDAVSGIVHAPAEHPGVAAVRAELPGFLDSIGAWRGTWIEEKGRALAVHTRRAENPAAAFAALREPLAELAARHGLMVEPGRAVLELRPPGMDKGVALTEFLAERDAGAVLYAGDDLGDLAAYAAVEKGRTDGLPGVLVCSGSAEVPELASRADLVLPGPGSVAGFLAALAEAIRR from the coding sequence ATGGGGAGCCATCCGCACGATCTGCCGATGCCCGTCACCGCAGCCGGACGCGAGGGACTCGAAGCCCTCCTCCGCGCGCCTCGCCGGTCCGTGGTCGCCCTGGACTTCGACGGCACCCTCGCCGACATCGTCCCGGACCCGGACCAGGCCCGGGCCCACCCGGGAGCCGTCCCGGCCCTGTCCGCACTCGCCCCCGAGGTCGACTCGGTGGCCGTGATCACCGGCCGCCCGGCCGGCGTCGCCGTCCGCTACGGCGGCTTCGCCGGGGTACCCGGACTGGAACACATGGTCGTCCTCGGCCACTACGGGGCCGAACGCTGGGACGCCGTCAGCGGCATCGTCCACGCCCCCGCCGAGCACCCCGGGGTGGCGGCGGTCCGGGCCGAGCTGCCGGGGTTCCTGGACTCGATCGGCGCCTGGCGCGGCACCTGGATCGAGGAGAAGGGCCGGGCCCTGGCCGTCCACACCCGCCGGGCGGAGAACCCGGCGGCGGCGTTCGCGGCGCTGCGGGAGCCGCTGGCCGAGCTGGCGGCGCGGCACGGGCTGATGGTCGAACCGGGGCGCGCGGTGCTGGAGCTGCGGCCGCCGGGCATGGACAAGGGCGTCGCCCTGACGGAGTTCCTGGCGGAGCGGGACGCGGGGGCGGTGCTGTACGCGGGCGACGACCTGGGTGACCTCGCCGCCTACGCGGCCGTGGAGAAGGGCCGTACGGACGGGCTGCCGGGGGTGCTGGTGTGCAGTGGCTCCGCGGAGGTGCCGGAGCTGGCCTCCCGCGCCGACCTCGTCCTCCCGGGTCCGGGCTCGGTGGCCGGCTTCCTGGCCGCCCTGGCCGAAGCCATCCGCCGCTGA
- a CDS encoding alpha,alpha-trehalose-phosphate synthase (UDP-forming), translating to MASQVLVAANRGPLSYALAEDGTLSARRGGGGLVSGLSTALAEQPDALWICAALSDADREAVRRGVAEPGVRMLDIDPTMYDDAYNGIANSVLWFTHHHLYDIPREPVFDAEFRRRWESYERYNQAFAEALAEEAGQGASVLVQDYHLALVPGLLRVLRPDLRIAHFTHTPWAAPAYLSMLPDVVRETLLWGMLGADVLGFHTEAWAAEFLGSARLDDAWGQAEVREGSVVEHHRYSVWPARTTSVRAYPLGVDGDELRALAHRPEVNDKLAELRAEVDGLRTIVRVDRTELSKNILRGLLAYRELLTTRPQWHGRVVHLASAYPSRQDLRVYREYTAAVAELAEEINAEFGTEDWQPVLVSVKDDFARSLAAYRLADVALVNPVRDGMNLVAKEIPVVSEAGCVLVLSTGAGAYEELRQDALTVNPYDVTATADALHAALSMPMAERAERTKRLAAAATSLPPTAWFTAQLSALAD from the coding sequence ATGGCTTCCCAGGTACTCGTTGCAGCGAACCGCGGCCCCCTCTCCTACGCCCTCGCCGAGGACGGGACGCTCAGCGCCCGGCGCGGCGGGGGCGGTCTCGTCTCCGGACTCTCCACCGCTCTCGCCGAGCAACCGGACGCGCTGTGGATCTGCGCGGCACTCTCGGACGCGGACCGCGAGGCGGTCCGGCGGGGCGTCGCCGAACCGGGCGTCCGCATGCTGGATATCGATCCCACCATGTACGACGACGCGTACAACGGCATCGCCAACTCTGTGCTGTGGTTCACCCACCACCACCTCTACGACATCCCGCGCGAGCCGGTCTTCGACGCGGAGTTCCGCCGCCGGTGGGAGTCGTACGAGCGCTACAACCAGGCCTTCGCCGAGGCCCTGGCCGAGGAGGCCGGGCAGGGCGCGTCGGTGCTGGTGCAGGACTACCACCTGGCGCTGGTCCCGGGACTGCTCCGGGTGCTGCGCCCCGACCTGCGGATCGCGCACTTCACGCACACCCCGTGGGCCGCGCCCGCCTACCTCTCGATGCTGCCGGACGTGGTCCGCGAGACCCTGCTGTGGGGGATGCTCGGCGCGGACGTGCTCGGCTTCCACACCGAGGCCTGGGCGGCCGAGTTCCTCGGCTCGGCGCGGCTGGACGACGCGTGGGGGCAGGCCGAGGTCCGCGAGGGCTCGGTCGTGGAGCACCACCGGTACTCGGTGTGGCCCGCCCGCACCACGAGCGTGCGGGCGTACCCGCTGGGCGTGGACGGCGACGAGCTGCGGGCGCTGGCGCACCGGCCGGAGGTGAATGACAAGCTGGCGGAGCTGCGGGCAGAGGTGGACGGCCTGCGGACGATCGTCCGCGTGGACCGCACCGAGCTGTCGAAGAACATCCTGCGCGGCCTGCTGGCGTACCGGGAGCTGCTGACCACGCGCCCGCAGTGGCACGGCCGGGTGGTCCACCTGGCGTCGGCGTACCCGTCGCGGCAGGACCTGCGGGTGTACCGGGAGTACACGGCGGCGGTGGCGGAGCTGGCCGAGGAGATCAACGCGGAGTTCGGTACGGAGGACTGGCAGCCGGTGCTGGTGTCGGTGAAGGACGACTTCGCGCGCTCCCTGGCGGCGTACCGGCTGGCGGACGTGGCGCTGGTGAACCCGGTGCGGGACGGGATGAACCTGGTGGCGAAGGAGATCCCGGTGGTGTCGGAGGCGGGGTGCGTGCTGGTGCTGTCCACCGGGGCGGGGGCGTACGAGGAGCTCCGCCAGGACGCGCTGACGGTGAACCCGTACGACGTGACGGCGACGGCGGATGCGCTGCACGCGGCGCTGTCGATGCCGATGGCCGAGCGCGCGGAACGCACCAAGCGCCTCGCGGCGGCGGCGACGTCCCTCCCCCCGACGGCCTGGTTCACGGCCCAGCTCTCGGCGCTTGCCGACTGA
- a CDS encoding glucosyl-3-phosphoglycerate synthase codes for MLEEVERWLADRSWSAADRPLDQLLDRKRAAGTTVSVVLPALDEEATVGAIVEVIRRELIEGLPVPLVDELVVLDSGSSDRTAEVAAKAGARVVHRDEVLPRIPALPGKGEVLWRSLLATDGDIVCFVDADLRDFSATFVSGIVGPLLTDPDVQFVKAMYDRPLGPEFDGLAPGRTPGQGGRVTELVARPLLNLHWPQLAGFVQPLGGEYAVRRCLLERLPFPVGYGVELGLLVDALHTVGLDALAQVDVGVRIHRHQDGQALGRMAAAIYRTAQVRLSRGHLVRPELTQFERGPEGFVPRTYPVDTEERPPMAGIKEYALRRVA; via the coding sequence GTGCTGGAAGAGGTGGAGCGATGGCTGGCCGACCGCTCCTGGTCCGCCGCCGACCGACCGCTCGACCAGCTGCTCGACCGGAAACGGGCGGCCGGGACCACGGTCAGCGTGGTGCTGCCCGCGCTGGACGAGGAGGCGACGGTCGGCGCGATCGTCGAAGTGATCCGGCGTGAGCTGATCGAGGGACTGCCCGTCCCCCTGGTCGACGAACTGGTCGTCCTCGACTCGGGCTCCAGCGACCGCACCGCCGAGGTCGCGGCGAAGGCCGGGGCCCGGGTGGTGCACCGCGACGAGGTGCTGCCCCGCATCCCGGCGCTGCCCGGCAAGGGCGAGGTGCTGTGGCGCTCGCTGCTGGCCACCGACGGGGACATCGTCTGCTTCGTCGACGCCGACCTGCGGGACTTCTCCGCCACCTTCGTCTCCGGGATCGTGGGCCCGCTGCTCACCGATCCGGACGTGCAGTTCGTCAAGGCGATGTACGACCGGCCGCTGGGCCCGGAATTCGACGGGCTCGCCCCCGGCAGGACCCCCGGCCAGGGCGGCCGCGTCACCGAGCTGGTCGCCCGCCCGCTCCTGAACCTGCACTGGCCGCAGCTGGCCGGCTTCGTCCAGCCGCTGGGCGGCGAGTACGCCGTACGCCGCTGCCTGCTGGAACGGCTGCCGTTCCCCGTCGGGTACGGCGTCGAGCTGGGCCTGCTGGTCGACGCGCTGCACACGGTCGGGCTGGACGCGCTGGCCCAGGTGGACGTGGGCGTACGGATCCACCGCCATCAGGACGGGCAGGCGCTGGGCCGGATGGCCGCGGCGATCTACCGCACCGCCCAGGTACGGCTCTCGCGCGGACACCTCGTACGGCCGGAGCTGACGCAGTTCGAGCGCGGACCGGAGGGCTTCGTACCGCGGACGTACCCGGTGGACACCGAGGAGCGGCCGCCGATGGCGGGCATCAAGGAGTACGCGCTGCGTCGCGTGGCGTGA
- the thrC gene encoding threonine synthase, with protein MRRKGLAIMAAQTVATSVDLGPATGLSCRECGTRFELGPIFACAECFGPLEVAYDLPTGDPETLRAAIEAGPNNIWRYAPLLPVPADVAAKPSLNPGFTKLVDAANLAKELGVTGKLYVKDDSGNPTHSFKDRVVAIAVEAARAFGFTTLSCSSTGNLAGAVGAAAARAGFRSCVFIPHDLEQGKVVMAGVYGGDLVGIEGNYDDVNRFCSELIGDPLGEGWGFVNVNLRPYYGEGSKTLAYEICEQLGWQLPDQIVIPIASGSQLTKIDKGLQELIKLGLVEDKPYKIFGAQAEGCSPVSTAFKAGHDVVRPQKPNTIAKSLAIGNPADGPYVLDIARRTGGFVEDVNDEQVVEAIKILAQTEGIFAETAGGVTVGVTKKLIDNGQLDPTLTTVVLNTGDGLKTLEAVAADSGQTATIRPSLDAFRAAGLA; from the coding sequence ATGAGGAGAAAGGGCCTCGCCATCATGGCTGCACAGACTGTCGCCACCTCTGTTGATCTCGGACCTGCCACCGGCCTTTCCTGTCGCGAGTGCGGTACCCGTTTCGAGCTCGGCCCCATCTTCGCGTGCGCCGAGTGCTTCGGACCGCTGGAAGTCGCCTACGACCTCCCGACCGGTGACCCCGAGACCCTGCGCGCCGCGATCGAGGCCGGCCCCAACAACATCTGGCGCTACGCGCCGCTGCTGCCCGTCCCCGCGGACGTGGCCGCCAAGCCCAGCCTGAACCCCGGCTTCACCAAGCTCGTGGACGCGGCCAACCTGGCCAAGGAGCTGGGCGTCACCGGCAAGCTGTACGTCAAGGACGACTCCGGCAACCCGACGCACTCCTTCAAGGACCGCGTCGTGGCCATCGCCGTCGAGGCCGCCCGTGCCTTCGGCTTCACCACCCTGTCCTGCTCCTCGACCGGCAACCTGGCCGGCGCCGTCGGCGCCGCGGCCGCCCGGGCCGGCTTCCGCTCCTGCGTGTTCATCCCGCACGACCTGGAGCAGGGCAAGGTCGTCATGGCCGGTGTGTACGGCGGCGACCTGGTCGGCATCGAGGGCAACTACGACGACGTCAACCGCTTCTGCTCCGAGCTCATCGGCGACCCGCTGGGCGAGGGCTGGGGCTTCGTCAACGTCAACCTCCGTCCGTACTACGGCGAGGGCTCCAAGACCCTGGCGTACGAGATCTGCGAGCAGCTCGGCTGGCAGCTGCCCGACCAGATCGTGATCCCGATCGCGTCCGGCTCCCAGCTGACGAAGATCGACAAGGGTCTGCAGGAGCTCATCAAGCTGGGCCTGGTCGAGGACAAGCCGTACAAGATCTTCGGTGCGCAGGCCGAGGGCTGCTCCCCGGTGTCGACCGCGTTCAAGGCCGGTCACGACGTGGTCCGCCCGCAGAAGCCGAACACCATCGCCAAGTCCCTCGCGATCGGCAACCCGGCGGACGGTCCGTACGTCCTGGACATCGCGCGCCGCACCGGCGGTTTCGTCGAGGACGTGAACGACGAGCAGGTCGTCGAGGCCATCAAGATCCTCGCGCAGACCGAGGGCATCTTCGCCGAGACCGCGGGCGGCGTGACCGTCGGCGTGACGAAGAAGCTCATCGACAACGGGCAGCTCGACCCGACGCTGACCACCGTCGTCCTCAACACCGGTGACGGCCTCAAGACCCTGGAGGCGGTGGCCGCGGACAGCGGGCAGACCGCCACCATCCGCCCGAGCCTGGACGCGTTCCGCGCCGCCGGCCTGGCCTAG